The genomic interval CAAACAGTGCCACGAAAGCCTCAGAGAGGCACAGCGGCGGGTTTCGCTCCTTTCTGGCATTGATGAAGACGGGGAAGCAATCCTTGAACCTTTCGGCCCGGACTCGTCCAAGACCAAGCCGGCGATGGACGATTTGACATCTTGGGATGATGAGTCCGACGAGGACTGGGATGAAGACGACGATAGCGTGGACGAGAGTCCCGGCCTCTTCTAAACTGACGCGCGTCGAGCGATCCATCATTGACCGGCGTCCCTCTCCAAACCGCCCATTGCTTGTGACCCAGCGTCCCACCACCCAGCCGAAACAGGTGACGACCGACCGTTCAACAGCGGCACCGGCGTCTGGGCAGTCACAGGCCTCCGCTCAATTCGCGGATGCTGAAAACGATCACGCATCGTCGACGTCGGACGGCGGGGTCGGAGTTTTTCGTAGTGCGATCGAGCACGCCTTGGACGAAGCCTGCCGGTTCGAGACTGGCTGTCCGCAACGATTGGCCGACGCCATCCGATACGCTGTGCTCGCTCCGGGCAAACGGCTGCGTCCGGCGTTGGTGTTGATGGCCGCCGAAGCCTGTGG from Stieleria varia carries:
- the xseB gene encoding exodeoxyribonuclease VII small subunit, which codes for MAKKSVRPAADNAGDSPKKGGVDFEEALAEAEEVVKQLESGELGLAESLDQYELGIKRIKQCHESLREAQRRVSLLSGIDEDGEAILEPFGPDSSKTKPAMDDLTSWDDESDEDWDEDDDSVDESPGLF